Part of the Thermomicrobiales bacterium genome, TCTACGTCGATCTGCTGGGCATGTGCGAGATCCCCAAGCCGGACAGTCTGCTTTCGCGTGGCGGACTCTGGCTCAAAGTCGACGACATCCAGCTGCATCTCGGCATCCAGGACAGCATCGACCGCAACGCCAGCAGAGCGCACCTCGCCTGGCAGGTCGACGACCTCAGCGGCTGGCGCGACCTGCTGAAACGCCACGGTATCAAGGTCGCCGAAAGCATCCCGATCCCCGGATTCGAGCGCTGCGAATTTCGCGATCCGTTCGGCAATCGCATCGAGTTGATCCAGCCGAGCTAGTGAGTGCCGCCGTGGCGTACGTCTCCCGGCGCAATCAGCGCATGGAGCGGGCCAGGCTCGGCGTCGTTCGCAAGCACGTCCATCACCAGCACATCCACTCGCTCACGCCCGATGCGCTTGGCCTCCCGCAGCGTCCCTACAAGCTGAAATCCGGCGCGCTCGTAGGCACGAATCGCACCGATGTTGTGCGCGTAGACCTCCAGCCGCAGGTGGTGCAACCCCAGCACGTCGAACGCGTAGGAGCGCATCAGGACAGTCGCTTCGGTGCCGAACCCACGACCCCAGGCGTCTGGCTCGCCGATCATGATCCCGAACTCGGCGGTGCCGTCCGAATGGTTGACCGCGTGCAAGCCAGTCGTCCCGATCGGGCGCATCGCTGCAAGGTCATAGATCGTGAAGTGTGGCTCACGCCCAATGCTGGCCGATTCAAGCCAGGCGGACTCTGCGGCCAGCGTCATCGGCATTGGCGGCAGCGCGAGCGTGCGCGTCACGCGCAGGTCATTTATCCAGCGCTGGTAGGTTTCAGCGAGATCCTGCCGCAGTGGCCCCAGGCCAACGAGGGTGCCTCGAATCATCAGCACGGTATTCGCGTCATTCGTCGCCACTACACGCACATCCCTATCAGTTGGTGGCCGATCAACGGATTCGGTATCATATACCGACCGTGCGGCAACGCCGTGCCCATGCCCTTGTAGCTCAGTAGGCAGAGCACTTTCTTG contains:
- a CDS encoding VOC family protein, which encodes MPRITRLHHAQITIPRGAEDTARAFYVDLLGMCEIPKPDSLLSRGGLWLKVDDIQLHLGIQDSIDRNASRAHLAWQVDDLSGWRDLLKRHGIKVAESIPIPGFERCEFRDPFGNRIELIQPS
- a CDS encoding GNAT family N-acetyltransferase, producing the protein MATNDANTVLMIRGTLVGLGPLRQDLAETYQRWINDLRVTRTLALPPMPMTLAAESAWLESASIGREPHFTIYDLAAMRPIGTTGLHAVNHSDGTAEFGIMIGEPDAWGRGFGTEATVLMRSYAFDVLGLHHLRLEVYAHNIGAIRAYERAGFQLVGTLREAKRIGRERVDVLVMDVLANDAEPGPLHALIAPGDVRHGGTH